Genomic window (Clarias gariepinus isolate MV-2021 ecotype Netherlands chromosome 4, CGAR_prim_01v2, whole genome shotgun sequence):
ATGCTGCATATACAAATATCCCcttagcacatcatacagcacAACTTTATTtggcgcacacacatactatcCTGTAAGATAAATATGTGACTCACCCACTGCACTAGTTACCATTCCATCACTGGAAGCCCCTGTCTTACTGTTCTTGCCACCAACTATAGAGTTGCTACTATCACTCTTCGGTCTTGGTCCTCTGCCTGATTTGCCACAAGTGCCTGAGGCTGCATGGTTCAACAAAGAGGTACTCTCACGGAAACACCGGCCACAAGCTGGACAACGAAAAGGCTTCTCTTCGTGTATCTTTTCGTGACGGGTGAGGGACTCACGCCGATTAAAAGCACGGCTACAAGTACTGCAGGCAAATGGCCGTGCACCAGAGTGGATGACACCATGCTGAAGCAGgtgtcccttttttttaaatccttttccACAATCTGAGCAATGGAACGTCTTGTCAGGACTTTGGCATAAGGATGATGCTGAACTATCCTGGGTTGAGTGAGGAATACTTGGATCAGCAGGATGCAAAACAGGATTTATGACATTACTTCTTGTGCCTGCTGTGCCTGCAGTGGTCAACTCATGACTGCGTAAGTGCCTGCGCAGACTGGACAGGTGAGTAAAAGtttttccacactctccacAATGATAAAGCGGTTCAGGTTCAGGATGAGATGAGCGTGGGTGCATGGAACTATGATTGTCAGGTTTAGAACTGTTTGTCACTAGAACGGATGCGGATGTAGAAGTGGGAGCGGAGGAAGAGGATGATGACACGACTGAAGAGGAAGATGGGGGGGTTAGGTGGGAAGGGGGATCTCTACCAAGTCCTGACATACCAACACGGCCTTGGTGGAGGGGGCCAGGTGTAGGATCTTGGCTAAGACCCCCCGAAGAGCCACTATTGCTGGAGTTATGATTTGCAGAGCCATGActattgctgctgctgctagtGTTACTGCTGCCGTCAGTCTTCCGCTGAGGCAAATACCCAGCCATTGCTTTCTTTCTCCTGCCCCCTCCACTTCCCCCTAATGCACTGTCTACTTTCCCTTCATCCTTGGAGAGGGACAAATGTAAGGGCAGAGGAAGGGGTAAACCAGTTTCCTGTTGCATCAGAGATGCCAGCTGGTTTGAGGAGAGGACAGGGATTCCTTGAAAGTCAAAACTGCTTAATGAGGAAGGTTGAGATGAGGAATGAAGAGGGTGATGTGGATGGGGATGTGACAAAGCGTGAGTGGGcaactgttgttgttgtggtggtGGCTGCTGTGGCTGGGGCAAGGTGGTTGAATGGCTATGCGTGTGTGAGGAGTGGAGAGCAGGGGGTGGAGCAAGACCTGAACTTGATTCAAGACCTAGATGGTTGTGGCTTCCTTGCTGCACCAAAAATTGCTCTAGGCTGGAATTGGCTGGTACTCCTGACAGAAAATACTGATTAGCAGCTAGCATGCAACTAAACTGTTGATGCAAGCTCCGTGCATCAGACTGAGCTCCTGTCAACTGGTGACCAAGGGAAGTTACTGCACTAGTGCTAGAAGGGTTATTAGAGCTAGAACTTGAAGGAGATGGGGAAGAGGAGGATGGTCCAGGGGATGCTTGGGGAACAGTGAGGCCAGGATGTAATGGGGGAGGTGGAGGTGGAACAGATGATACTAGTCCTCCAATTCCTCCTGCACTTCCTCCACTTCCACTACTGCCTGCAAAATGGTCAAATCGCCCAACTCCTGGATGTAGCTGTTCTTGTGCAAGGGCTGCCTCAGCTGGATGAAATGAACGCAAAAACTGAGGATACCCACTCACGTGACTTCCTCCACTGCTACTGCTCGCAGACATTTTGCTTGACTTTCTTGAACTTTGTGATGACGAAGACAGTGACTGCTGCTgtagaggaggagggggtgcaCTCATTTTTGCAAAAATTGATGCAGAATCAGAAAACGCACTGCTTCTAGATCCTTGCAATGGGCCTAAGCCAAGTCCAGACAAAATAGCACCAGAGGTTTCTacttgttgctgttgttgctgttgcAACTGGTGCTGGTGAAGCTGCACTTGCTGCTGGTGTTGTAGTTGTCGCTCTAATCCAAGACCTTTGAACTGATGGGCTTGGTGTCCACTCAGCATCTCTATGATGTCCACATTGTATTTTCCAAACTGGAACATTTCCCAGTTACTGAAACATGGGTGTGCAATGGCAACACCGTCTGCTCTAGGAGCAGTAACAACAATCACACTAAAATTGCCAGACGAGGTGTTACAATGAAAATCACTGTTGATTCTCTAACCTGTTTCAACTCACCCTTGTGTATGGTCTGCTTTGAACTGATCTGCAGTTAGCGGACAATCACCAACTGTTCCCACTTTAAAGCCAGTTGTGCCAAGCAGATGCTGCAGCGTAGAATGGATTTTCGGTATGGATAGTGATATTCCAAAGTTCTGCAACACACAATTCAAAGGCTGGATTTGATTTTTGAGTCTTTAACAGTTCTGTGGTTTTAGTGCTTGATGATAACTTGAGTCATTGTCTGTGGTTAAGAAGTTGTCTTTCTTTTCGGTTCTTTTCTTTCATCAGTATCCTTGTCAGTACTGTTTTCCTCGAATTGCAACAACGGTCAGTCCGTCATTAATGTAAATGGAtttgatctttaatgtaatgtaagtgAGAAGATGTGTAAATCACAAATGGTGAcactttattttcacatttttgaaagtgcttaGTGATGCTTTTGTTATGAAACAAAACCAAGATGACTAGATAAGACTTTTTCTTGGTTACATACTTGAGTTCATGATCATCCTAGATATGGACAGATTTCTCCAAGTGCCATGTGTTAGTTCATAACAGTCAACGCCTGCTAATGTTTAATCCGTTCAAGCCCAAGTGATATGCAATTCCTTTTCCGTGTTTCAGCAAATATGCCAGGCATCTTTTCCATTGTTGAAGAAATTACTCTCAGATGCATGGGACGTTTCTCCACACCGCTCCTTTTCTCACtgtgagacagagaaagagcaAATATAAACGTAAACGTGAGAAAACCCTTAGTTTCCCGCTGCTCTGTGcagtttaaaaagcatttaactACCGTAAGGGTTGATTTATCACTGGACTTGGTATGATAGGGCAGAAAATATACCGTATACTAGACTTGTGAGTGGAGTTTTGACAAGCAACTAACTTATGAATATGTGAATAGAATTGTAAAGATATTTTTGAGCATGTGTAAAACAatcataatgtttattttatattaaatatgtacaATGCAAACAACATTTGTAATATAATGCatgagtgtttttttaaagcttggtccatacagtatgttatactgtatgaagttGTTGTCTGtcccatttttttaaagcatgcattgtcaaaaaaaaaaaaaaaaaaagagcattttttaaggggggggggggggttggggtggGGGTGTAACACAAACGCACTGCTAACCCGAAATGCATGCTTTGCACCTTTGATTACTGTTTGGGTTCATCTTGCCtcgcatagttttttttttttttttaaggtaaaatatATTGCCCTAAATCTGctctttatatttaatttaaaaatgtggcTGATTTATTTGACCTAATGCATCAACCGCATCACAGTCtagcacctactgtatatataaatatcattTATATGTTTACCATTTGCTTAACGCTTGCATACGAGCTTAATCTCGCAATGCAATGAAGACTCACGCAAAAAGGCAAATACATTTTTGCACATAAGTTATATACACTTATAATATATGAATGCGTTTCTTTACGCATCGCGAGCTGCTCGCATTGTGCAAAAAATGATGCTGAGGAGCCGCGCGAGCGGGGAGAGGTGTGAATTTCAAGTAATTATTCCATCTGCTGATACCTCTGTATGTCACACAAAAGGGGAAAACACGCAACGTTTGGAGACGCAACGGGAACCTCACGAAACGGGGAAATCGACAAACCGAACGCTCACATGCATGATACACCTTGTTAGAAATTCCGGATGCGCAACACTAAGGAAAACTGTCTCCGTAGTTAACACGTCGTTAGCATGCAAAACATCTGGCTAACAGCAACACATTCGCCTAGCTTGCTATGTCATCAGTCTGTCCATGATGCGCAAGCAAACATCTGCAAGCACGGATCACACACACGTCGACAGCAAACGCATCGTTACCGAAGACAATAAAACAGGCCGTTTTTTTACCTATGCATCCATCTTTTAGATTGGGAAAGAGATGAACGGGGCCTGCTACACTCTCCCACCCTGCCCCTCTTGCTCATATGCCCCCTTGTTCTGCGTGCTGTTTTCCAGTCGTTAGCCAGATAGCTAGGACCTTATGTTCACCGCAACCTAGCGTTCTATCTCGCACACAAGCTCTTTGTCCCTCTGCTAAACATACATGATTAGCgtaaaaaaatctttctattTTAAACGACACCAAGCCTGCTTTCTGGTTTTAGGCGAtgcatgttttcatttttgtcggctaaaatattttaggaccgttttttttttttttttttaaggaacgaATGACGTGTGAGCGCATTTCCATCAGGCGTTTCCGGTTTTTTTAAGAACGTTTCCGGTTAATGCGAGTGCGCAATTTGCTTATAGTTATTCTGCGGGTTGTGTTTTATTCTAAAGCTATTTTTTTACGTAATAACGTagtaataatactgtaaaacgttatttcagtgttttttaaataaaatatgtgagTAATTGTGGAGCTGACCTCGCTTTGCTGTTCATGTAGCGCGCTAGCAAGCTGtattactaatgtttattgcGCTGATGTAAGATAAGAATGGAGGGTTTGGGGAGGAttcttaaaaattatattttaaaataataatacagtatataattttatatcatAACAGGATATATTTTTTGTGACACCGTGGTATGTGAAAAGGCAGTGGCCATTTTATTACGGTGTGACAGCTTAAAGTAAAAGCCCATGTCCGCATCAAAATGGCTGCCTGAGTTTCTTGGCAGCGGTTCTGTCCAGGTGGACAAAGAATCCAGTGGCACACAAACACCCAAAAAATGTCATGTTGTTTTCTAAGACAGTAATCTCAAAGACAGTTTTCATCAGTTGACTTTATTTTACAAAggtaaacaatcatatttgccTTATCGAAGAGGGATATAGAAAACAAAGTGCTGAGTAAAACAATAGTGTGATCTgggtaaaatatttcacttttgaCCAAACCTCTATTCTGTTGCTTTTTGTTACATTTCGTTACAAAGGTACATTTAAAGCTATTCAGTTTAGGAGaacattttcttttcctccCAATTATTCAATTcagggaaatatatatatatatatatatatatatatatatatgtatatgtttagTTGTTTAGTGCACATCTGAATAAACCATGTGCTCTAGGGTACGTAAATGTTCACAACTTGTAAACAAAGCTTAATTACTTAAAAACCAACCCAAATAAAATGGGAGGGGTtcgtcagaaagggcatctagcataaaacctgtgccaagttgttgtgcagattggatggtctgctgtggtgacccctcgatgagagcagccgaaagaccaacaacattacTTAAACACCATATAAAATATTACCTATAAGGATCccgaagacaaaaaaaaatctacctggagattcttcttttttccccccttttttctaACGTGTGTCGGCATTATATTTGTAgcctattttttaaattactttgataatATTGCCGAAGGCCTACGTCAGCACAACTGATGGTTATCTTTGCAGTTTTAAGTTTAAACATCTCATAAAAACTTACAGTTATGGCTTGTGGGTACAAAACCGAACAGACGTTGCTACAGAcctttttaaagacaaaaaaaaaaagagatgctaAATCAATTTAGCTATTCTAATATTCCCTGAAATAAACATTCAAACAGCTGAAACTGAATTCAAATCAATctatttttcatttacatacacactatgacatcataTCAACCCAGTGGGATGTCATTGCCACAATGACACTGGCAAGCTTCTGTATGATGGTCACACTATGACATCACGCCAAGGAATGTTTCAATGCACTCATCAGGATGCACTGAGAATCTGTAAAGAATGAGTGCCTGTTTTTGTGCTTGTATTTTGTACTTAGaatgcaaaataatttaatgagaAATATAGATACCTAAAAACAAGTTAACACTAAAACCACAGAAGAAAATATCACCATCATAATGTTAAGATAATAGAGAATAAACAGCAAGAATAAATATCACCAATAACCATAATATTAACTGTCATATTAATGACAATAACAAACACGTATGTATAAGAGAGTCTGTAGGAAGATTGTCTCTAAGTTTTGTTTGTAACGCATCAAGATCCATTTTAATTTCTGTCAGAAATAAGTGAATGTAGTCTACTGCCACCACATGAAGAACTTCTTTCACTTTTCTGCCTCAAAAATTACTAGGCAATTTACTCTGAACTACTTGTACTGggagaaatacatttaaaataactaGCTACCTAATACTAAAATGTTTACCAATACTTGCTGTGGACTTTTAGAAATGAATGAGAACTAAAATGGTTTTACACCATAGCCTGTCCTGTAGGCTAGACTGAGGTCATCTTTACCTCACTGCTTTCTTTTGCTTCACAGGATTTTTTTATCTCAGTCtatatacattaatatttaCTGTCGTCAGTATTCTCAccactttttaaataacaattaataaaCTGTGCCTAGGCAGTCTACCACTGACACACATGTAGTATAGCCCTTAATATTGATAAGCATTATTGATTATGATATTGGGTGTGACGCTCTGTCCATTTCTGGATGAAAGCTGATCAGCGGTGTGAGATGACTTGGACTCTCCCCGTGTTCAGTCGTCACTTTAACAGCGCAGACACATGGCTTTAGGGAGATTTCAACAGCAACCCAGCAGGTTTGTTAGTAAGCTCATTGAAGTGTCTGTGCACACCTGAGCTAAATTCTCATGTTGGCTAAACCTTGCCAACATTTACTGTGCTGTGCTGCCTAATGAACATAAATAATCCTTAACAAacttctctctctatatatatataaaactgtgaACATCTGGACTCTTCTCCTGTTTTCCTCATATAAGCCACATTGAACAGTTTGAGGcatccatataaataaaaacctttcaACAATACATACAGCATACATAGAGCTTATAATGACACAAATGTGTCCCCATCCTTACAGAACTAGTTTTCTTGCAAATTCGTTGCCACTGTCCTTCAGCCAAGGCAGAAAAGTCATTGTCAAGTCCCTGCACTTGGACATCGAAGAAAACCGTTGGCTTAGAATCCAAACAAAGTGCCATTGATCAGTAATGAGCTTAGTTCAGTTGGTGAAAGTCGATGATTGTCAGatacatttctctttttttctccctctggTCTGAGCTGTGTTGCCCAATCAGAATGGCTTTTGAAGATAAATTACCCACCACCTACATTGAAATTTTTAGGTTGAAAGGACAAAATGATGATTATTGGTTTATCTTATTCCACACATATGTTGATTTCTGTGAACATTATGAAAAACGTGCTCCAATAAAGCAGTCTTTATCTAGAAAATCCACAAGCAAGTCTTTCAGAACTTGTGATGCAGTGTAAGGTGTATATGAAAAAAGGCAATAATAATCATGGGGCTTTCCTAAAGCTGATGCAGTTTAGTTTCCCTTACTCTgtgtcattttttgttttttaatcatagCAATCATTTTTGGATCAACTTGTTTCTGTGACAAGCCATGTCATCACCATGTATTCTCTTGTTTTGTGACAGTAGCTCTGATTTCCAGCATTTTTGTTGAGCTCCTTTTGTACATTGACAGGTTATCAGTATCCCgatgtgtttgttttaatactCATTTCAGTTTACAATCTGTAGCAGCACAACCGAACAGCTGGAGTAacttatttctgttttaaagtaATCTTCAGATGTGAGCAAATTGTTGGCGTGCAATGTTTCCTTAAGTTTTGTTCCttcctttctgtttcttttttgatAAGATGAATGTTCCATTGGACATTACTTGAACATATGGCTCTATAGTGGcattaaatgtcatgtaatatccagtaaaataaaaaagcatgacACAGTGACATGAATTTATCTTTCTTCACCTGGTTACCCAGGCTCTTCATGTACAATATTCGTTTCTGACAATGTTTTCTAAGGTGGCTATTATCGAACTTATAAGAAAATTACTATACTGTAATTATGGCTGAAATTTTACAAagagaataaaacaacaaaaagtttTACACTTGTCTACAAGACATTGTGTTCTCTCTGTATTTACAGCTTCTGTTTCCCTTGTGGTTCCCTCTACTTCTTCATCTGTTATACTTTCTTTCATGTCCTCATTCTCTCTCTACTTTTTATCCTTCATCCGCTCTCCATCTCTATAttcttttcttcagccattctcTTACCTATACCATCCTCCCACTACTTTTACACTCTCCTTTACACTTTTCACTCCCTTGTCTGCCCACTCACTTACTCTTTCTTCTTTAATCCCTCCATTACCATCCCACTCATAGCACCCTCAAACTCACCCCCCATATCTTTCAATTTCCCTTAACTCTCTCTCAATCCCCTCCATCCCCTTCACACAGTCACTTCATTTTTGCTCCCCGTCCGAACACCCTGGTTTGCAGCCACCCCGCTTCCACTGCTTCCTCCTCCACCAGGAATGAAATGTAGTTGCTCAATGGTATTTTGCCTTTTTGCAGCAAAAGCTAGCCTCCTGGCGCTATGACCTGCTAGTGTTCCTGTGCCCATGACAACCCCTGTTCCTTGCATTTCGCTCCATCCCACACCTCCACTTCCGCTGCCTCCCAT
Coding sequences:
- the si:dkeyp-69b9.6 gene encoding zinc finger protein 865 isoform X3, encoding MFQFGKYNVDIIEMLSGHQAHQFKGLGLERQLQHQQQVQLHQHQLQQQQQQQVETSGAILSGLGLGPLQGSRSSAFSDSASIFAKMSAPPPPLQQQSLSSSSQSSRKSSKMSASSSSGGSHVSGYPQFLRSFHPAEAALAQEQLHPGVGRFDHFAGSSGSGGSAGGIGGLVSSVPPPPPPLHPGLTVPQASPGPSSSSPSPSSSSSNNPSSTSAVTSLGHQLTGAQSDARSLHQQFSCMLAANQYFLSGVPANSSLEQFLVQQGSHNHLGLESSSGLAPPPALHSSHTHSHSTTLPQPQQPPPQQQQLPTHALSHPHPHHPLHSSSQPSSLSSFDFQGIPVLSSNQLASLMQQETGLPLPLPLHLSLSKDEGKVDSALGGSGGGRRKKAMAGYLPQRKTDGSSNTSSSSNSHGSANHNSSNSGSSGGLSQDPTPGPLHQGRVGMSGLGRDPPSHLTPPSSSSVVSSSSSSAPTSTSASVLVTNSSKPDNHSSMHPRSSHPEPEPLYHCGECGKTFTHLSSLRRHLRSHELTTAGTAGTRSNVINPVLHPADPSIPHSTQDSSASSLCQSPDKTFHCSDCGKGFKKKGHLLQHGVIHSGARPFACSTCSRAFNRRESLTRHEKIHEEKPFRCPACGRCFRESTSLLNHAASGTCGKSGRGPRPKSDSSNSIVGGKNSKTGASSDGMVTSAVGESHIYLTG